In Flavobacterium sp. N1736, the following are encoded in one genomic region:
- a CDS encoding GNAT family N-acetyltransferase, translating to MKISIVVTQEEHFKFAQEICDTIESSALLRGTGIAKRTPEYIQKKMSNGDAMIALADGKFAGFCYIESWQHGKFVAHSGLIVHPDYRNLGLAKQIKSKVFDYSLKKYPDAKIFGITTGLAVMKINSDLGYKPVPFSELTTDPSFWSGCKTCTNFEILKSKENKMCLCTGMLYDPKDKPKGPPRHPFNEAVLSRLKKIKQALFLNKLLSFIFLT from the coding sequence ATGAAAATCTCTATTGTTGTAACTCAGGAAGAACACTTCAAATTCGCACAGGAAATTTGCGATACGATAGAATCATCTGCTTTGTTAAGAGGTACAGGGATTGCTAAAAGAACTCCTGAATACATTCAGAAAAAAATGTCGAACGGTGATGCGATGATTGCTCTGGCAGATGGAAAATTTGCAGGTTTTTGTTATATCGAAAGTTGGCAGCACGGAAAATTCGTAGCACATTCCGGCCTAATTGTACATCCTGATTATAGAAACTTAGGTTTAGCGAAACAGATAAAATCAAAGGTTTTTGATTATTCGTTAAAGAAATATCCAGACGCAAAAATATTTGGTATTACAACCGGTTTGGCTGTAATGAAAATCAACTCAGATTTAGGATATAAACCAGTACCATTTTCAGAACTTACAACAGATCCTAGTTTTTGGTCAGGCTGTAAAACATGTACCAATTTTGAAATTCTTAAAAGCAAAGAAAACAAAATGTGCTTGTGTACAGGAATGCTTTACGATCCAAAAGATAAACCAAAAGGTCCGCCAAGACATCCTTTTAACGAAGCTGTTTTAAGCAGATTAAAAAAAATAAAACAAGCCTTATTCTTAAATAAACTATTGTCGTTTATTTTTTTAACCTAA
- the argB gene encoding acetylglutamate kinase has translation MNVKVIKIGGNIIDNPAELEQFLTDFSKIEGYKVLVHGGGKSATKMAQSIGLVPQMIDGRRITDAPMLDVVVMIYAGQINKDIVAQLQAKNNNAMGFSGADGNLIQSTKRNHPTIDYGFVGDVKKVNTSLLKTLLENGIVPVFCAITHDKNGQLLNTNADTIASELSIALSEVFDVTLTYCFEKQGVLQDSEDDSSVITAINEELYNKLKSEKVIHSGMIPKLDNCFNSLSRGVQKIKIGHHKMLQNPDVLHTTITL, from the coding sequence ATGAACGTTAAAGTAATAAAAATAGGCGGAAACATAATCGATAATCCAGCAGAATTAGAACAATTCTTAACTGATTTTTCTAAAATAGAAGGATATAAAGTTTTAGTTCACGGCGGAGGAAAATCGGCTACGAAAATGGCTCAAAGTATTGGCTTGGTTCCGCAAATGATTGATGGACGCCGAATTACTGATGCTCCAATGCTTGATGTTGTGGTTATGATTTATGCCGGACAAATCAATAAAGATATTGTAGCGCAATTGCAGGCAAAAAATAACAATGCAATGGGATTTTCAGGAGCTGACGGAAATTTAATTCAATCCACAAAACGAAACCATCCAACGATCGATTATGGTTTTGTAGGCGATGTAAAAAAAGTCAATACATCTTTATTAAAAACGTTACTTGAAAACGGAATCGTTCCTGTTTTTTGCGCGATTACACACGATAAAAACGGACAATTGTTAAATACAAATGCAGATACTATTGCAAGCGAATTATCAATTGCTTTGTCAGAGGTTTTTGATGTTACGCTAACATATTGCTTTGAAAAACAAGGAGTTTTGCAAGATTCAGAAGATGATTCATCTGTAATTACAGCAATAAACGAAGAACTTTATAATAAACTAAAATCCGAAAAAGTAATCCATTCCGGAATGATTCCAAAACTGGATAATTGTTTCAATAGTTTATCAAGAGGCGTTCAGAAAATCAAAATTGGGCATCATAAAATGCTACAAAATCCAGACGTTTTACATACAACGATTACATTATAA
- a CDS encoding argininosuccinate synthase, whose protein sequence is MKKVVLAYSGGLDTSYCLKYLKNEKGYEVHTVLVDTGGFDEEELTAIEKRAYELGSAQHANLTIIDKYYDKAIKYLIFGNVLKNNTYPLSVSAERVFQAIEAIKYAKKVGASAIAHGSTGAGNDQIRFDLIFQTIAPEIEIITPIRDLKLSRQEEVDYLAKNGVHYSWEKAQYSINKGLWGTSVGGKETLTSSQPLPSEAYPSQLQKEGEEKVTLHFEQGELVALNGKKDAPERNIVRLEKLASAYAIGRDIHVGDTIIGIKGRVGFEAAAPLIIIKAHHLLEKHTLGKWQQYWKEQLGNWYGMLFHEGQFLDPVMRNIETFLQDTQKTVNGTVTVSLKPYHFSLDGIESKNDLMNTGFGQYGEMNNAWTSDDAKGFIKILGNAQNIFSSVNHLNHD, encoded by the coding sequence ATGAAAAAAGTTGTATTAGCTTATAGTGGAGGATTAGATACCTCGTATTGTTTGAAATATTTAAAAAATGAAAAAGGATACGAAGTTCACACCGTACTTGTAGATACAGGAGGATTTGATGAAGAAGAATTAACAGCGATTGAAAAAAGAGCTTATGAATTAGGAAGCGCACAACACGCAAACCTGACAATCATAGATAAATATTACGATAAAGCTATAAAATATTTGATTTTCGGAAACGTATTAAAAAATAATACCTATCCATTATCAGTAAGTGCAGAGCGTGTTTTTCAGGCAATTGAAGCCATTAAATATGCTAAAAAAGTAGGAGCAAGCGCCATTGCACACGGAAGTACAGGAGCAGGAAATGACCAAATTCGTTTTGATTTGATCTTCCAGACCATTGCTCCGGAAATTGAAATTATCACGCCAATCAGAGATTTAAAACTTTCAAGACAAGAAGAAGTAGATTATTTAGCTAAAAACGGCGTTCACTATTCTTGGGAAAAAGCACAATATTCGATCAATAAAGGACTTTGGGGAACAAGCGTTGGAGGAAAAGAAACTCTAACTTCAAGTCAGCCATTGCCAAGTGAAGCATATCCTTCGCAATTGCAAAAAGAAGGCGAAGAAAAAGTGACCTTACATTTTGAACAAGGAGAATTAGTAGCATTAAATGGTAAAAAAGATGCTCCCGAAAGAAATATTGTAAGACTTGAAAAACTGGCAAGTGCGTATGCAATTGGCAGAGATATTCACGTAGGAGATACCATTATTGGAATCAAAGGAAGAGTTGGTTTTGAGGCTGCAGCTCCATTAATTATCATCAAAGCGCACCATTTATTAGAGAAACATACACTTGGTAAATGGCAGCAATACTGGAAAGAACAATTGGGAAACTGGTACGGAATGTTATTTCACGAAGGTCAGTTTTTAGATCCTGTAATGCGTAACATCGAGACATTTTTGCAGGACACTCAAAAAACAGTAAACGGAACCGTAACGGTTTCATTAAAACCATATCATTTTTCGCTTGACGGAATCGAATCTAAAAATGATTTGATGAATACAGGTTTCGGTCAATACGGAGAAATGAACAACGCCTGGACGTCAGACGATGCAAAAGGATTTATTAAGATTTTAGGAAATGCCCAAAACATATTTTCATCTGTAAACCATTTAAATCATGATTAA
- a CDS encoding GxxExxY protein: MELLHEELTDVIIKTFYEVYNELGYGFLERVYQNSLYLELKNKGFKVEAQKKIEVYYKGIEVGEYYADLIVEDLIILELKAANCIVKEFENQILNYLKGTNCEVGLLLNFGIKPEFKRKVFENSRKIRK, from the coding sequence ATGGAATTATTGCATGAGGAATTGACGGATGTTATTATTAAAACTTTTTATGAAGTTTATAATGAATTAGGATATGGATTTTTAGAGAGAGTTTATCAAAATTCATTATACTTAGAATTAAAAAATAAGGGCTTTAAAGTTGAAGCTCAAAAGAAGATAGAAGTTTATTATAAAGGAATCGAAGTCGGAGAATATTATGCCGATTTGATTGTGGAAGATTTAATAATATTAGAATTAAAAGCAGCAAATTGTATAGTTAAAGAGTTTGAAAATCAGATTTTAAATTATTTAAAAGGAACAAATTGCGAAGTAGGTTTACTTTTAAATTTTGGAATAAAACCAGAATTCAAACGGAAAGTTTTCGAAAACAGTAGAAAAATAAGGAAATAG
- the argC gene encoding N-acetyl-gamma-glutamyl-phosphate reductase: MINVGIIGGSGYTAGELIRILMYHPNVNIDFVYSTTNSGKPLSVAHHDLLGDIEMNFTDTINPNVNVVFLCLGHGKSISFLQENQFASHTKIIDLGNDFRLNKDAHFEGKDFIYGLPELNKSDIKKANFIANPGCFATAIQLALLPLAKNNLLNNDVHINATTGSTGAGVGLSDTSHFSWRNNNMSHYKAFEHQHLGEISESLAQLQDDFESELLFIPNRGDFPRGIFATLYTTSDESLEQTVAKYEDFYKNEPFVTVTTTNINMKQVVQTNKCIISLMKKGNRILITSIIDNLTKGASGQAIQNMNLMFGLEETTGLHLKPSGF, translated from the coding sequence ATGATTAATGTCGGAATAATTGGTGGTTCGGGTTACACAGCCGGAGAACTTATCAGAATATTAATGTATCATCCCAATGTAAACATCGATTTTGTTTACAGCACAACAAATTCGGGTAAACCGCTTTCTGTGGCACATCACGATTTGCTGGGAGATATTGAAATGAATTTTACTGATACCATCAATCCAAATGTAAATGTTGTTTTCTTGTGTTTAGGTCACGGAAAATCGATTTCATTTCTGCAGGAAAATCAATTCGCAAGTCACACAAAAATTATTGATTTAGGAAACGATTTCAGACTGAATAAAGACGCTCATTTCGAAGGAAAAGATTTTATTTACGGTTTACCCGAACTGAATAAATCGGATATTAAAAAGGCAAATTTTATTGCAAATCCGGGTTGTTTTGCTACAGCAATTCAGTTGGCTTTGTTGCCATTGGCTAAAAATAATCTGCTAAATAATGACGTTCATATTAATGCAACAACCGGAAGTACCGGCGCCGGAGTTGGACTTTCAGACACCTCACATTTTAGTTGGAGAAACAATAATATGTCGCATTACAAGGCTTTTGAACACCAGCATCTAGGAGAAATTTCAGAAAGTTTGGCTCAATTGCAGGATGATTTTGAAAGCGAATTGCTTTTTATTCCAAACAGAGGAGATTTTCCAAGAGGAATTTTTGCAACCTTATACACAACATCAGATGAAAGTCTGGAACAAACTGTTGCTAAATACGAAGATTTCTATAAAAATGAACCGTTTGTAACCGTGACAACGACAAATATCAATATGAAACAAGTCGTGCAAACTAACAAATGTATCATCAGTTTAATGAAAAAAGGAAACCGGATTTTGATTACCTCAATCATTGACAACTTAACCAAAGGTGCTTCAGGACAGGCGATTCAAAACATGAATTTAATGTTTGGATTAGAAGAAACCACCGGTTTACATTTGAAACCAAGCGGATTTTAG
- a CDS encoding N-acetylornithine carbamoyltransferase, giving the protein MNYISIKDIDSLSKWVKSAIKIKKDPLKNKKSGKNKTLGMLFFNPSLRTRLSTQKAAINLGMNVMVMNFTNEGWTLEFEDGAIMNSGASEHIKEAAEVVSQYCDIIAIRAFAGLVDKEKDYAETVISGFLKHATVPIVNMESAVRHPMQSLADAITMEEYKTKHKPKVVLSWAPHPKALPQAVANSFVEMMQMQKDMDFVITHPEGYELSTEITKDCKIEYDQNKAFENADFVYVKNWSNFNDYGKVTNIDPSWTVTAEKMALTNNGKFMHCLPVRRNVIVSDEVIDSENSIVIQQANNRTYSAQLVLQKILKKL; this is encoded by the coding sequence ATGAATTATATTTCAATAAAAGATATTGACTCATTATCAAAATGGGTAAAAAGTGCGATTAAAATCAAAAAAGATCCGCTTAAAAATAAAAAGTCAGGAAAAAATAAAACCTTAGGAATGTTATTCTTCAACCCAAGTTTAAGAACGCGTTTGAGCACTCAAAAAGCAGCTATAAACTTAGGAATGAACGTTATGGTAATGAATTTTACCAACGAAGGCTGGACATTAGAGTTCGAAGACGGAGCGATTATGAATTCCGGCGCATCAGAACACATAAAAGAAGCTGCCGAAGTAGTATCTCAATACTGCGATATTATCGCAATCCGTGCTTTTGCAGGTTTAGTCGATAAAGAAAAAGATTATGCCGAAACGGTAATTTCAGGATTTTTGAAACACGCAACTGTGCCAATTGTTAATATGGAAAGCGCTGTTCGTCATCCAATGCAATCTTTGGCAGATGCGATAACGATGGAAGAATACAAAACAAAGCACAAACCAAAAGTAGTTTTGTCATGGGCGCCACATCCAAAAGCGTTGCCTCAGGCAGTTGCAAATTCATTCGTAGAAATGATGCAAATGCAAAAAGACATGGATTTTGTAATCACACATCCTGAAGGTTATGAATTAAGCACTGAAATTACAAAAGACTGCAAAATAGAATACGATCAAAATAAAGCGTTCGAAAATGCCGATTTTGTTTACGTAAAAAACTGGAGTAATTTTAACGATTACGGAAAAGTAACCAACATCGATCCAAGCTGGACCGTTACAGCCGAAAAAATGGCATTAACCAATAACGGAAAATTCATGCACTGTTTACCAGTTCGTCGTAATGTAATTGTAAGTGACGAAGTTATTGATAGCGAGAATTCAATCGTAATTCAGCAAGCGAATAACAGAACGTATTCGGCACAATTAGTTTTGCAGAAGATTTTAAAAAAGTTATAA
- a CDS encoding glutamate-5-semialdehyde dehydrogenase → MNPLSIEKRNLVLRSMAKLVEQEGSQIILTNQEDLLAYDGSDLAMEERLKVDNKKVDEMILSLNQLASQEDPVGVERFHFVHDNGIKVVNKTAAFGTILIIYESRPDVTIEAGGIAFKSGNKILLKGGKESLRSNLKIVDLWHKALEENGVSKDWVEYLNYNRSETQAFLEKPTQKVDLIVPRGGEKLIEFVKQHATCPVIVSGRGNNFVYVHENADTDLALKVILNAKTSKISACNALDKVLIDSRLPNFEGFTAMLIEALVESKVEVIVDKTLENLANTEILQNEDIWYEEFLDYKIVIGTIDSEEHAIEKINTYCGGHSAAIITKDDKAAQKFMESVDAAAVYHNASTRFTDGGQFGLGGELAISTNKLHQRGPIGLQHLVTNKWYVYGEGQIR, encoded by the coding sequence ATGAATCCATTATCAATCGAAAAACGCAATCTTGTTTTGCGTTCTATGGCAAAGCTGGTTGAGCAGGAGGGGAGTCAAATAATTCTCACCAATCAAGAGGATTTATTGGCTTACGATGGCTCAGATTTAGCGATGGAAGAACGCTTGAAAGTTGATAATAAAAAAGTCGACGAGATGATTTTATCGTTGAATCAACTGGCTTCGCAAGAAGATCCGGTTGGAGTTGAGCGTTTTCATTTTGTACATGATAATGGAATAAAAGTGGTGAATAAAACAGCCGCTTTTGGAACGATATTAATTATATACGAATCGCGCCCTGATGTTACAATCGAAGCGGGAGGAATTGCTTTTAAATCCGGAAATAAGATTTTATTAAAAGGAGGAAAAGAATCTTTGCGATCAAATTTAAAGATTGTTGATTTATGGCATAAAGCTTTAGAAGAAAACGGAGTTTCGAAAGATTGGGTGGAATATTTAAATTATAATCGCTCAGAAACTCAGGCCTTTTTAGAAAAACCAACTCAAAAAGTCGATTTAATTGTTCCGAGAGGCGGAGAGAAATTAATTGAGTTTGTCAAGCAACATGCGACTTGCCCCGTAATTGTAAGCGGACGCGGAAATAATTTTGTTTACGTTCATGAAAATGCTGATACAGATTTGGCTTTAAAAGTAATTTTGAATGCTAAAACTTCTAAAATCTCGGCCTGCAATGCTTTGGATAAAGTTTTAATCGATTCGAGATTACCAAATTTCGAAGGTTTTACAGCAATGCTAATAGAAGCTTTAGTAGAATCTAAAGTTGAAGTTATTGTAGATAAAACATTAGAAAACTTGGCAAATACAGAAATACTTCAAAACGAAGATATTTGGTATGAAGAGTTTTTAGATTATAAAATTGTCATCGGAACCATTGATTCTGAAGAACATGCAATTGAAAAAATCAATACATATTGTGGCGGACATTCTGCCGCAATAATTACAAAAGACGACAAAGCAGCACAAAAATTCATGGAATCTGTAGATGCTGCAGCCGTTTATCATAATGCCTCAACACGTTTTACAGACGGCGGACAATTTGGTCTTGGCGGAGAATTAGCGATAAGCACAAATAAATTGCATCAGCGCGGACCAATTGGTTTGCAACATTTGGTTACAAATAAATGGTACGTTTACGGAGAAGGACAGATTAGATAA
- a CDS encoding aspartate aminotransferase family protein encodes MNLFNVYPLYDITPVKALDCTITDNNGVEYLDLYSGHGVISIGHTQPDYVEKLKNQLDNLGFYSNAIQNPLQVELAQKLGKLSGLEDYELFLCSSGAEANENALKLASFHNGKSRVVAFDNSFHGRTSAAVAVTDNKKIVAPINAQQVVTFLPLNQIELVEAELAKGDVTAVIIEGIQGVGGLDQGTTEFFQALEKACKKHDVVLILDEVQSGYGRSGKFFAFQHHRINADIISVAKGMGNGFPVGAILISPKFEASFGLLGTTFGGSHLSCAAGIAVLDVIEKLDLQKNVNEVYKYFLEKIKEVLGIKQVKGKGLMLGIEFDFDVSALRKKLIIEKHIFTGSANNKNLLRILPPLTVKKSDIDTFIVALKESLEEL; translated from the coding sequence ATGAATTTATTTAACGTATACCCACTTTATGATATAACGCCTGTAAAAGCGTTAGATTGCACAATTACAGATAATAACGGAGTTGAATATTTAGACTTATATAGCGGACATGGTGTAATTTCGATTGGCCATACGCAGCCTGATTATGTTGAAAAACTAAAAAATCAATTAGATAATTTAGGATTTTATTCGAATGCAATTCAAAATCCATTACAGGTAGAATTAGCTCAGAAATTAGGAAAGCTTTCAGGATTAGAAGATTACGAATTGTTTTTATGCAGTTCTGGTGCTGAAGCCAATGAAAATGCATTGAAATTAGCGTCTTTCCATAACGGAAAATCAAGAGTTGTAGCTTTTGATAATTCTTTTCATGGAAGAACTTCTGCAGCCGTTGCTGTTACTGATAACAAGAAAATTGTTGCGCCAATAAATGCACAACAAGTCGTAACTTTTTTACCGCTGAACCAAATCGAATTAGTTGAAGCAGAACTTGCAAAAGGCGATGTTACAGCAGTAATTATCGAAGGAATTCAGGGAGTTGGAGGTTTAGACCAAGGAACAACAGAATTTTTTCAGGCTTTAGAAAAAGCATGCAAAAAACACGATGTAGTTTTAATTTTAGACGAAGTACAATCCGGATACGGAAGAAGCGGAAAATTCTTTGCTTTTCAACATCACCGAATCAATGCGGATATTATTTCAGTAGCAAAAGGAATGGGGAACGGATTTCCGGTTGGAGCGATTTTGATTTCGCCAAAATTTGAAGCAAGTTTCGGATTATTAGGAACCACTTTCGGCGGAAGCCATTTGTCTTGTGCGGCAGGAATTGCAGTTTTGGATGTAATCGAGAAACTAGATTTACAGAAAAATGTAAATGAAGTTTATAAATATTTCTTAGAAAAAATCAAAGAAGTTCTGGGAATCAAACAAGTAAAAGGAAAAGGTTTGATGTTAGGAATTGAATTTGATTTCGACGTAAGTGCTTTAAGAAAAAAACTAATTATCGAAAAACACATTTTTACAGGAAGCGCCAACAACAAAAATCTGTTAAGAATTTTGCCGCCATTAACGGTGAAAAAATCAGATATAGATACCTTTATTGTAGCTTTAAAAGAAAGTTTAGAAGAGCTATAA
- the proB gene encoding glutamate 5-kinase — translation MSKKRILLKIGSNTLTKETNHISRGKIEDIGMQIAALNKDYEFVIVSSGAIAAAKQFVKLESKGKEIALKQALASIGQPHLMRIFHENFSDLGLLTSQCLLSYSDFEKDQSKINIVNTINVLVENNYIPIINENDTVATDEIRFGDNDKLAALTAVLLNVDILIIATNTNGIYTKDSIHDENPETIKLVQDLKVLEKEIGESKSSHGTGGMQSKIEAAGIAKAANIETWIVNGLNDNFILKALKNEIAFTKIV, via the coding sequence ATGAGCAAAAAACGGATTTTATTAAAAATAGGAAGTAACACTTTAACCAAAGAAACCAATCATATTTCGCGGGGAAAGATTGAAGATATCGGAATGCAAATCGCCGCTTTAAACAAAGATTATGAATTCGTAATCGTAAGTTCCGGAGCAATTGCAGCAGCCAAACAATTTGTAAAACTCGAAAGTAAAGGCAAAGAAATTGCATTAAAACAAGCTTTGGCTTCGATTGGGCAACCCCATTTAATGCGGATTTTTCATGAAAATTTTAGTGATTTAGGATTATTGACTTCCCAATGTTTATTGTCTTATTCTGATTTTGAAAAAGACCAATCTAAAATAAATATTGTCAATACAATAAACGTTTTGGTAGAGAACAATTACATTCCGATTATTAATGAAAATGATACCGTTGCTACAGATGAGATTAGGTTTGGAGATAATGATAAATTAGCGGCTTTAACGGCGGTGCTGCTAAATGTAGATATTCTGATTATTGCGACTAATACAAACGGAATTTATACGAAAGATTCTATTCATGATGAAAATCCGGAAACGATTAAATTAGTTCAGGATTTAAAAGTATTAGAAAAAGAAATCGGCGAATCAAAATCATCACACGGAACAGGCGGAATGCAATCAAAAATTGAAGCAGCTGGAATCGCAAAAGCTGCCAACATTGAAACCTGGATCGTCAACGGATTAAATGATAATTTTATTTTGAAGGCTTTAAAGAATGAGATTGCGTTTACTAAAATAGTTTAA
- a CDS encoding M1 family metallopeptidase gives MKKQSSKALLTMALFVGISSVWAQQTPATTAVTPVNNYNYHDAFAPHFYTKNGTTTRSASGQPGVEYWQNRADYQITAKLNATSNEIVATDEITYTNNSPDKLGFVWLNLDQNLFKEDSRGNAVVPLTGSRNGAQGQVFDGGNKIKSVKVIFGKKKTETDVKYIVTDTRMQIFLPEELASKGGSVKIKIEFSFIAPFEGSDRMGVLETKNGKIFTIAQWYPRMCVYDDVRGWNTAPYLGASEFYLEYGDFDVKITTPANHYVVASGELLNGAEVLPADQFKRYAEAKQSDKTVIIRSAEEVAATANTNATAEKTWHYQIKNARDFSWASSPAFILDGAKINLPSGKKALALSAYPVESNGNDAYGRSTEYVKSSIENYSKRWFEYPYPVATNVAGNEGGMEYPGIVFCGWKSKGDDLWGVTDHEFGHIWFPMIVGSNERLFAWMDEGFNTFINSVSSYDFNNGEYKQPASNLHEDAESLTSPKLETIMSSPDNMKEANIGTLCYFKPSAGLTILREQVLGEERFDKALRTYVERWAYKHPTPDDFFRTIENVAGEDLSWFWRSWFVNNWRFDQGINSIKYVKNDPSKGVVITVENFDKMPMPIVLDVKTKSGRITRVKLPVEIWQRNNVWSFKHNSTEEIESITLDPDHAFPDYKESNNVWKAGNGTIEKDIILDGYLGNYVTVKSPLTVELTEKNSVLSAELPNYPKFTLSPVAGEKDTFESKRAGLKFKFNEAKTGFDMILTENGQVIPFTKK, from the coding sequence ATGAAAAAACAATCCTCAAAAGCCTTATTAACCATGGCTTTGTTTGTAGGGATTTCTTCTGTTTGGGCACAGCAAACGCCAGCTACAACAGCAGTAACCCCTGTTAATAATTACAATTATCACGATGCTTTTGCACCACATTTTTACACTAAAAATGGTACAACAACCCGTTCTGCCAGTGGTCAGCCCGGAGTTGAATATTGGCAAAACAGAGCCGATTATCAAATAACGGCAAAATTAAATGCAACATCAAACGAAATTGTTGCTACAGATGAAATCACGTATACTAATAATAGTCCGGATAAATTAGGATTTGTTTGGCTGAATTTAGATCAGAATTTATTCAAAGAAGATTCACGAGGAAACGCCGTTGTGCCTTTAACCGGAAGCCGTAACGGAGCTCAGGGTCAGGTTTTTGACGGTGGAAATAAAATTAAATCTGTAAAAGTAATTTTTGGAAAGAAAAAAACAGAAACAGATGTAAAATACATAGTTACAGATACGAGAATGCAAATTTTCCTTCCCGAAGAATTAGCTTCAAAAGGAGGATCTGTAAAAATTAAAATCGAATTTTCATTCATTGCTCCTTTTGAAGGATCTGACAGAATGGGAGTTTTAGAAACTAAAAACGGAAAAATCTTTACAATTGCACAATGGTATCCGCGTATGTGCGTGTATGATGATGTAAGAGGCTGGAATACAGCGCCGTATTTAGGAGCTTCTGAATTCTATTTAGAATATGGAGATTTTGATGTAAAAATTACAACTCCGGCAAATCATTATGTTGTAGCATCGGGAGAATTATTAAACGGTGCCGAAGTATTGCCTGCAGACCAGTTTAAGCGTTATGCAGAAGCGAAACAAAGTGATAAAACAGTTATAATTCGTTCTGCCGAAGAAGTTGCTGCAACTGCAAATACAAACGCAACCGCTGAAAAAACATGGCATTATCAAATTAAAAATGCACGTGATTTTTCATGGGCATCATCTCCGGCTTTTATCTTAGACGGAGCAAAAATAAACCTGCCAAGTGGCAAAAAAGCATTAGCATTATCTGCTTATCCGGTAGAAAGTAATGGTAATGATGCGTACGGACGTTCAACTGAATATGTAAAATCATCCATAGAAAATTATTCAAAAAGATGGTTTGAATATCCTTATCCGGTAGCGACAAACGTAGCAGGAAATGAAGGCGGAATGGAATATCCGGGAATTGTTTTTTGTGGATGGAAATCTAAAGGAGATGATTTATGGGGTGTTACAGATCACGAATTCGGACACATTTGGTTTCCTATGATTGTAGGTTCAAACGAGCGTTTATTTGCGTGGATGGATGAAGGATTTAATACTTTTATCAACTCAGTAAGTTCGTATGATTTTAATAATGGAGAATACAAACAGCCGGCTTCTAATTTACACGAAGACGCAGAAAGCTTAACCAGCCCAAAATTAGAAACTATTATGAGCTCTCCTGATAATATGAAGGAGGCGAATATTGGTACTTTGTGTTATTTTAAACCAAGTGCAGGTTTAACGATTTTGAGAGAACAAGTGCTTGGAGAAGAGCGTTTTGACAAAGCATTACGCACTTATGTAGAGCGTTGGGCATACAAACATCCAACTCCTGATGATTTTTTCAGAACAATTGAAAATGTTGCGGGAGAAGATTTAAGCTGGTTCTGGAGAAGCTGGTTTGTAAACAACTGGCGTTTTGACCAGGGAATCAATTCTATTAAATATGTAAAAAATGATCCTTCAAAAGGAGTTGTGATTACTGTTGAGAATTTTGATAAAATGCCAATGCCAATTGTTTTGGATGTAAAAACAAAAAGCGGAAGAATAACCAGAGTTAAATTACCTGTAGAAATCTGGCAGCGTAACAATGTTTGGTCTTTCAAACATAATTCAACAGAAGAAATTGAAAGTATTACACTTGATCCTGATCATGCATTCCCTGATTATAAAGAAAGTAATAATGTGTGGAAAGCGGGAAACGGAACAATTGAAAAAGATATTATCCTTGACGGATATTTAGGTAATTATGTTACTGTAAAATCACCTTTAACAGTTGAATTAACGGAGAAAAACAGTGTATTAAGTGCAGAACTTCCAAACTATCCAAAATTCACTTTATCTCCAGTTGCAGGAGAAAAAGATACATTCGAATCTAAAAGAGCAGGATTAAAATTCAAATTTAATGAAGCCAAAACAGGTTTTGACATGATACTTACAGAAAATGGACAAGTAATACCATTTACTAAAAAATAA